In Candidatus Atribacteria bacterium, the following proteins share a genomic window:
- a CDS encoding DctP family TRAP transporter solute-binding subunit — MKKINSLIRYFALLFIIFLLLQLGASAVNAESEYVLKIAHSSAIDVYKAHQHAIAMTFKQLVESRSGDRIEVRVFGAGAVGGEREYVEAIMTGTMEAGLASGVVGSFFPSAMITDIPYLFPDVQVAYRVLDGPFGDKLSQLLLEQTGLKNMGFSEIGYRNFTNSVRPIHTPEDMKGLKIRVQESPLFLTMVEALGANPTPIAWTETYTALQSGIVDGQENPVGTIIFANFAEVQDYLTLDGHVYGVNWFLINNDFFERLPSDLQKIVQDAALIANLVGRGVSQLNAAMGINTLKEAGMEVYALSPDEKDLFKKATQGPVIEWLKTKINIDLINEALEAVDKVVEEN, encoded by the coding sequence ATGAAAAAAATAAATTCTTTAATTAGATATTTTGCTCTTCTTTTTATCATTTTTTTATTGCTACAACTTGGAGCAAGTGCAGTAAACGCTGAAAGTGAGTATGTGTTAAAGATTGCCCATTCAAGTGCAATAGATGTGTATAAAGCTCATCAACATGCTATTGCAATGACTTTTAAACAACTCGTAGAAAGTAGAAGTGGAGATAGAATAGAGGTTAGAGTATTTGGTGCTGGTGCTGTTGGTGGTGAACGCGAATATGTTGAAGCAATTATGACAGGGACGATGGAAGCCGGTTTAGCATCAGGTGTAGTAGGAAGTTTCTTTCCTTCTGCAATGATTACAGATATCCCATATCTTTTTCCTGATGTGCAAGTAGCATATAGAGTTTTAGATGGTCCTTTTGGAGACAAGTTATCACAACTACTATTAGAACAGACGGGTTTGAAAAATATGGGATTCTCTGAGATAGGGTATAGGAATTTTACTAATAGTGTAAGGCCTATACATACTCCTGAAGATATGAAAGGATTAAAAATTAGAGTACAAGAAAGTCCTTTATTTCTTACAATGGTAGAAGCGTTAGGTGCGAATCCTACTCCAATTGCCTGGACTGAAACTTATACTGCTTTACAAAGTGGTATCGTTGATGGCCAGGAAAATCCAGTGGGAACAATAATTTTTGCTAATTTTGCAGAGGTACAGGATTATTTGACTTTAGACGGACATGTTTATGGAGTTAATTGGTTCCTTATAAATAATGATTTTTTTGAAAGATTACCTTCTGATTTACAAAAGATAGTACAAGATGCAGCTTTAATTGCCAACTTGGTTGGGCGTGGAGTTTCACAACTAAACGCAGCTATGGGGATTAATACTTTAAAGGAAGCGGGAATGGAAGTCTATGCTCTTAGCCCTGATGAAAAAGATTTATTTAAAAAAGCCACACAGGGGCCTGTCATTGAGTGGTTAAAGACCAAAATCAATATTGATCTAATTAATGAGGCATTAGAAGCTGTAGATAAAGTGGTTGAAGAAAATTAA
- a CDS encoding TRAP transporter large permease translates to MVFGIVVFIVCLLIGIPIAFCLGISSIAILYTNHVPFMVIAQRMFTGIDVFPFMAIPFFVLAGELMNKSGITTRLVKFSDLFVGHIKGGLSHINVVTNMFLAGISGSAVADASAIGSMMIPAMKERGFDIDFSAAITAASSVVGPVIPPSIPMVIFALLSGQSVAALFIAGMLPGILVGLSLLALSYFISVKRNYPKREEKIGWQEFIMCCIHAIVPLLMPLIILGGILSGIFTATEASAVAVVYALIIGFLVYRTLKIKDLCNAFIDTAKTTGVVFLVIACANIFNWLLSVEQIPQLMASIFNDYISTPFMFLLILNILLLFLGTFMEGTAAMIITVPIFLPIAVSYGIHPVMFGIIVVLNLMIGLITPPVGLCLYVSCGIAKISLERISVAIIPFLIVEIMTLLIVTYVPFLTLWLPNLLGYIR, encoded by the coding sequence ATGGTATTTGGTATTGTAGTTTTTATAGTATGTTTATTGATAGGGATTCCGATTGCATTTTGTCTTGGTATTTCCAGTATAGCTATATTATATACCAATCATGTCCCGTTCATGGTCATTGCCCAGAGGATGTTTACAGGTATCGATGTATTTCCTTTTATGGCTATTCCTTTCTTTGTATTGGCCGGAGAATTAATGAATAAATCCGGGATAACTACCAGACTAGTAAAATTTTCAGATCTTTTTGTTGGCCATATCAAGGGTGGTTTGTCCCATATTAATGTAGTTACAAATATGTTTCTTGCTGGTATAAGCGGTTCGGCAGTAGCTGATGCATCAGCCATTGGTTCAATGATGATTCCTGCCATGAAAGAAAGAGGATTTGATATTGATTTTAGTGCCGCTATTACTGCTGCATCTTCTGTAGTCGGACCTGTTATCCCTCCCAGTATACCGATGGTCATTTTTGCTTTATTATCCGGTCAATCTGTGGCAGCGTTATTTATAGCAGGTATGTTGCCGGGTATTTTGGTGGGTTTGTCATTATTAGCTTTATCTTACTTCATTTCGGTAAAGAGGAATTACCCTAAAAGAGAAGAGAAAATAGGATGGCAAGAATTTATCATGTGTTGCATCCATGCCATTGTTCCATTATTGATGCCTTTAATCATTTTAGGCGGGATTCTTTCGGGAATATTTACCGCCACTGAGGCTTCTGCTGTGGCGGTTGTTTATGCATTAATTATCGGCTTCTTGGTATATCGTACTCTAAAAATAAAAGATTTATGTAATGCATTTATAGATACTGCCAAAACTACTGGTGTAGTTTTTTTGGTTATAGCATGTGCAAATATATTTAACTGGTTGCTGTCTGTTGAACAAATTCCACAATTAATGGCTAGTATTTTTAATGATTATATTTCCACCCCATTTATGTTTCTATTGATATTGAATATTTTACTTTTATTTTTAGGAACATTTATGGAAGGAACCGCAGCAATGATTATTACAGTCCCAATCTTTTTACCGATTGCAGTATCATACGGAATCCATCCGGTTATGTTTGGAATCATTGTGGTTTTAAACTTAATGATAGGCCTAATTACTCCACCGGTTGGTTTATGTTTATATGTATCTTGTGGTATTGCAAAGATATCATTAGAAAGGATATCTGTAGCAATTATACCATTTTTAATTGTTGAGATAATGACACTTTTAATAGTAACCTATGTGCCTTTTCTGACCTTATGGTTACCTAATCTATTGGGTTATATAAGATAA
- a CDS encoding TRAP transporter small permease — MFLKIVNKIYSVVKIIEENLVIILLAIMVSNVAIGVFYRYILNNSLSWTEELARYLMVWFAYIGMAMAFRDESHVNVSFLVNYFPLIYQHIIKIVSYLLVLFFLITLFTQSLSVFRIVKIQTSPSVQIPMIYPYLSVTFGALLMAIEVVYIIFKNICAVIKK, encoded by the coding sequence ATGTTTTTAAAAATTGTTAATAAAATCTACAGTGTTGTAAAGATTATTGAAGAAAATTTAGTTATTATTTTATTAGCTATTATGGTCAGTAATGTTGCAATAGGTGTTTTTTATCGTTATATTTTAAATAATTCACTATCATGGACCGAAGAATTAGCAAGATATTTGATGGTATGGTTTGCCTATATCGGGATGGCTATGGCTTTCAGAGATGAAAGTCATGTCAACGTTAGTTTTCTTGTGAATTATTTTCCATTAATTTATCAACATATTATTAAGATCGTTTCTTACTTACTCGTTTTATTTTTTTTAATAACACTCTTTACCCAATCATTAAGTGTGTTTAGAATTGTGAAAATCCAGACGTCTCCTTCGGTACAAATACCTATGATATATCCATATCTGTCTGTAACATTCGGCGCTCTTTTAATGGCAATTGAAGTTGTTTATATAATTTTTAAAAATATTTGCGCAGTAATAAAAAAATAG
- a CDS encoding DctP family TRAP transporter solute-binding subunit, with protein sequence MAILIVFSCLVFSTSYAADQPIILKLAHADATDIFTSRKHAQCLTFANLVNARAGGRIEVQVYGAGALGAEREYVEAIMAGTVQAGIASGVMGGFLPEAMVTDIPYLFPSATIAWRVLDGPFGEKLSALLLEKTGLRNLAFAEVGFRHFTNDVRPIHTPADMKGLKIRVQENPLFVNMVNGLGANPTPIAWTECYTALQSGVVDGEENPISTINFAKFQEVQKYLTLDGHVYGVDWFVMNNKFFESLPDDLKYIIVDCAKISSGVGRGLQQLNSSVVGLQTLKEAGMEIYAPTEEEMALFKKAAQGPVIDWLKTKIDIELINEAMKTVDKTVEDLKSQIQ encoded by the coding sequence ATGGCGATATTAATAGTATTTAGTTGCTTAGTATTCTCGACTTCTTACGCAGCTGATCAACCTATAATATTAAAGCTTGCCCATGCCGATGCTACCGATATCTTTACTTCAAGGAAGCATGCTCAATGTTTGACATTTGCAAATTTAGTCAATGCCAGAGCTGGCGGAAGAATTGAAGTACAGGTCTATGGTGCCGGAGCTCTTGGTGCTGAGCGCGAGTATGTAGAAGCTATTATGGCAGGAACAGTGCAGGCAGGGATTGCATCAGGTGTAATGGGTGGATTTTTACCCGAAGCAATGGTAACAGATATTCCCTATCTCTTTCCTTCAGCTACCATTGCTTGGAGAGTTTTAGATGGACCATTCGGAGAAAAGCTATCTGCTCTGTTATTAGAGAAAACCGGGCTTCGCAATTTAGCTTTTGCTGAAGTAGGATTCAGACATTTTACCAATGATGTAAGACCAATACATACACCCGCAGACATGAAAGGATTAAAGATTAGGGTACAGGAAAATCCTCTTTTTGTAAATATGGTAAATGGCTTAGGTGCTAATCCTACTCCTATAGCCTGGACTGAATGTTATACTGCTTTACAGAGTGGGGTTGTTGATGGGGAAGAAAATCCAATTTCTACTATCAATTTTGCAAAATTCCAGGAAGTGCAGAAATATTTAACTCTAGACGGGCATGTATATGGTGTGGACTGGTTTGTCATGAATAACAAATTCTTTGAAAGTTTGCCCGATGATTTGAAATATATTATCGTCGATTGTGCCAAAATTTCTTCGGGAGTTGGCCGTGGTCTTCAACAATTGAATTCTTCTGTTGTAGGATTACAGACACTTAAGGAAGCTGGTATGGAAATCTATGCACCCACTGAAGAAGAAATGGCTCTATTTAAAAAAGCAGCGCAAGGCCCGGTTATTGATTGGTTAAAGACTAAAATTGATATTGAGTTAATCAATGAAGCAATGAAAACTGTAGATAAAACCGTGGAAGACCTGAAATCTCAAATTCAATAA